Genomic window (Chryseobacterium sp. H1D6B):
TTGGTGTCATTGGCGTCTTAGATTTATTCAGTTCATTATTCCCAGTAATTTTAGCAACCTTTTCTTTGCTCATAGGCGTAATAGTAGGTTTAGCTTCTGGAGAATTATTGGCCATTATGATCTCCATTAGTTTTCTTTTGAAATACTCTTTCCTGACATGATCAGGATTCTGCTTTATAAACCCTGCAATTACTCTTGCTTCTTTGGAGTTTTCTGCATCTGTTTCCGTATATATGATTACTGTTTCTTTTTCTACGACAGCTTTAGATCTAGTCTTTTTCTTTTTTTGAGAAAAACCAAGTGTAAAAATGCACAGGAACAGGAGAAGGAATATTTTTTTCATTAACTAAACATTAAAAAAATTATTAGATAAGCAAATAACGTAAAAAGTCATTTTTTAGTTTATCATTAAAATCATTATCTTTGCAGTGCTCAAAAATAAACTAAAAAACTAATCTTAAATAAAAAATAATAGATATTATGTATACACCAGCGGCTGCAGACGTAGCAAAATTGAGAAACACAACAGGTGCAGGTATGATGGACTGCAAAAAAGCTCTAGTTGAAGCTGAAGGAGATTTCGAAAAAGCAATTGATATCCTTAGAAAAAAAGGACAAAAAGTTGCGGCTAACAGAGCTGACAGAGAATCTAGTGAAGGAGCAGTTATTGCTAGAGTAAATGAAGATAACACTTTAGGTGCTATCATTTCTTTAAACTGTGAGACTGACTTCGTTGCTAAAAATGAAGCTTTCATTGAACTTGCTTATGAATTAGCTGAAATAGCTGTAGTTTCTGCAAACAAAGAAGAGCTTTTAGCTGCTGATTTCCACGGAATCACTGTTGCTGAAAAACTTATTGAACAGACAGGAGTTATCGGTGAAAAAATCGAAATTGGTGCTTTCGAGAGAATCGACGGGCCTTTCGTAGGAGCTTATATCCACGCTGGAAACAAAATTGCTGCTCTTACTTCTCTTTCTGCTAAAGTAGACGGAGCTAACGAAGTTGCTAAATCTGTTTCTATGCAGATCGCAGCAATGAATCCAATTGCTTTAGACGAGACTATGGTTTCTCAAGAAACTATCGATAAAGAATTAGAAATCGAAAGAGAACTTCTTACTAAAGAAGGAAAACCGGAAAACATTATCGACAATATCTTGAAAGGTAAAATGCAGAAATTCTACAAAGAAAATACTTTGGTTCACCAAGCTTTCATCAAGGATGGAAACCAAACTGTTGCTGATTATGTAAAATCTGTAAACGGAGATTTAAAAGTTACAGGATTTGCAAGAGTAAGCTTAACTTAATTCTTCTTTCAAAGTAATATATCAATCCCAATGAAAATTCATTGGGATTTTTTTTGGGATACCAAATTATGACTGTTAACTATATATGAAGTAATCTTTAAATATTTTACAATATGAATACAAATAGAAAATCCATAGTTTTTTTTATGTAAAAATTTGACTATTAATGCTTACATTTGCTGCCCCTTATAATAAAGCATGAAAAAATTTCTATCAATTATTTGCATTTTTCTTTGTTTATTAGTGAATGCCCAATTGGATACAGACCACTGGTTTGCACCCATGTCTGCAAAAGCAGGAACGAATAACCTTCAGAGTTACCAGGGGTATTTATATTTATCAACCAATGAAATAACTCCATTTGCTGTACAGATTTTCAATAATAATACCCTGTTCACTACAGTACAGGTAAGTAAAGGAAATCCAGTACAGGTAACAATTCCAACTAATTTTTTAGCAACAAACAACCAGTCTCAGCTTTTTACGCCCAATTCTATGGGAATGTATGTAAAAGGTGCTAAAAAATTCTTTGCAAATTATAGATTTTCCCTGCCCGACCACGCTGAAATCATTACTTCAAAAGGACTTGCAGGACTTGGAACTACTTTTTATGCTGGGATGGCTCCAAATACGGGATCAGCTGCCCATATCAATTCAACAATAGGGGTAACCGCAACTGAAGACAATACTTCTGTCGTCATTTCAGGATATAATCCAAACGTTATTTTTTCAGATGGAACTTCAACTCCTACTAAGACCTTTACTCTTAACAGAGGACAGTCTTATATTGTAGATGTTGTAAGCTCTACTTCCCAGAATAATTTAGCAGGATTAGTAGGTGCTAAAATTGTAGCAACAAAACCTATTTCCGTAACCAATGGAAATTTCAACGGTATTTATACTAATTTTAATTTCACCAACAATGACATATTGATGGACCAGGCTGTTCCAGTGGAAAGATTAGGGAAAGATTTTGTAGTTGTAAAAGGTAACGGATCCGTTTCTTCCGGAATGGAAACCGCTCTTATCATCGCTACTGAAAACAATACTCAAATTTCCATCAACGGAAATACGACAGCAACAGTTCTTAATGCCGGCCAATATTATAGAGTTCCCAGCAACAGCTATATTAATCAAGGAAACGGCAATTATAACATGAGTATTTCCACCTCTAAAAATGTTTATGTTTATCAATTATTAGCTGGTGTTTCCACAGGAAATGAATATCCTACGGGGGGTATGAACTTCATTCCGCCTTTAAGCTGTTTCATGCCTAATAAAATTGATGAGATCGGACTCATTAACAGAATCGGATCACAGACTTTCAATACAAGACTTAATATTATAACCCAGACAGGAGCTGTCGTAACTTTAAACGGCGGTGCAATTGCGGCTGCCAACGGACCTTACCCTGTAACCGGAAACCCGAACTGGGTAAGCTATTCTATTCCCAATATCGCAGGAAACATTACTGTAAATTCTACTAAATCTGTAACGGCAGGGATTGCAGCGGGAAGCGGTGCTGTAGGATACGGAGGCTATTTTGCAGGATTCTCTTCTGTTCCGGCTATTACAAAAACCGGTGACTGCTATGCAGGAGTATTACTACAGGTAGACAATACTTATGATGCTTACCAATGGTACCTCAACGGAACTGCTATTCCCGGAGCAACTTCTTATTCTATAAATCCAGAACTATATGGAGCAGGAACTTATACCTGTCTGATCACAAAAAACAATTGTGAGTCCAGGCTGACTTCTGCTTATACTTATACTCTATGTCCGCCCATCACAACTACAACGTATACCATCGGTTCTTGTAATACAAAAGTGATTTCACCTGCTTTTACAAGTTCAACACAGGCTATCGTTCCTGCTTTAACGAGTATTATTTCTCCTCCAACATCTGGAACAGCAACGGTAAACCCAACAACCGGCCAGATTACTTATACTCCAAATCCAGGACTTACAGTTGATACTACAGATACCTTTATTTATTATATTCAAGGAAACGGAAATCCTTTTGCTTTTGAATATTTTAAAATCATTATCAATACCAATGTTCTGAAGGTCAACAATGCTGCTTTAACTTCTTGTACCAATACAAACGGAAACGGAACCTATAATTTAACAGCAGCTGTAGTAACTCCTGATACGGGAACTACAGTTACTTATTTTACAAATGCTAATTTAACGGGACCAATAGCTACTCCCGCAGCTTACACAGGACCAGCAGGGACAATCTACGCGAATGTAACCTCCGCATTTGGATGTTCAAAAACAGCACTAATTACTTTATCAACTAATGCATCCCCGAATATTAATACAAACAATTACAATGCTGAGCTTTGTGATGATAATTTTGACGGAATAATTAGTGTAAATTTTGCCACTATTACGCCTCTGATCGTAACTAATCCAGCAAACTTCAATGTAAGATATTATTTAAGCCAGGCTGATGCAACTGCAGGAAATAATAATACCCTGCCTGCGAACTGGACCTATAATGCAAATACTACAGTATATGTAAGAGTGGATGCCGTTATCGGTGACTGCCCTTCAGTTTTTGGCCAGATTAATTTTAAAATTGGAAATAAAATTGCGTTATTAACGAATAATGCAAACATGGATGTCTGTGATAATGATCTCAACGGTTCTCAAAATATTAATCTTAATGATTATAAAAATTTATTCACCGCTGACCCGAACGTAACAGTATCTTTTTATACAAATTTAGCCGATGCCCAAAACGGTACCAATGCAATGGGAACATCACAACTCATTACTGTATCAGGAGGTACTTTTTATATCAGATTCCAGAGCAATAATGCATGTCCCAACACAGGTGTTTTACATCTTTCTTTAAAAACTCCTAAAAAATCGGATAAACTGCGTGATCAAGTTATATGTTCTAATGAACATGTGGTTTTAGATGCCGGACCTGGATTTACATCTTACTTATGGAACACTGGAGCAACAACGCAATCAATTTCGGCTGGTGCTGGAGTATATTATGTAGATTTAGGTTTTAACGGCTGTGTATACCGCCAGACGGTAACTGTAACTACCGCTCAGGCTCCCGTCATTACAAGTATCAATGTTACAGGTTCTAATGCTACGATTAATGTTTCAGGAGGTACGCCGCCGTACCGATATTCATTAAATGGAATTGACTATCAAAATTCTAATGTCTTCTTTGGATTAACAAGAGGAATCCATCAGGTTTATGTTTTAGGTGCCGATGGATGTATGCCTGTGGTGAAAGAGTTTTTAGTATTAAATCTGGTTAACGCAATTACTCCTAATGGAGACGGAATCAATGACGTTCTGAACTATTCTGATCTTAAGATAAAGCAGAACGTAAGTATTGAGGTAGCTGACAGATACGGCGCACCTGTTTATAAGTCTTCTGACCGCAATTACGTCTGGGACGGAAAGACAGGCGGGAGAAATCTTCCTACAGGTACGTATTGGTATGTTATAAAATGGATAGAGCCTGATACAAAATTACCAGTTTCGTACTCAGGATGGATTTTAATCAAAAATCGTGAATAGTTTTTAACTTTTATTAATAATTATTAACAATATTTCAAATATTATTTTAAATTTGTAGAAATCCTAATTCCATTTTTATGAAAAGATTTCTACTTACTTTAGTATTAGTTTTTTTTACAATTAATACGCTCTTTGCCCAAAGAGATACTGAACACTGGTTTGCTCCCTATTTTGATGATGCGGGGTCAATCACAACACAGGCTCTTTACTTTTCTACGGATTCTACAACGCCAATTCTTGTAACAATTTACAATAACAATGCGTCCATAGGAACTGTGACGGTAACTAAAGGTGCCCCCGTAACTTTTAATGTAGACTCCCAGTATATCATTACCAAAACAGCTTCTCAAGCTTTTGTGCCTACTACAATGGGACTCTATACAAAAGCAGATAAACCGTACTATGTAAACCTGAGAGTATATTCAGTTTCGCATGGAGAGATTGTAACCTCGAAAGGAAAAGCCGGAATTGGGAAAAAATTCTATGCTGCGGCTACTCCCGTTACAGCGAATCAAACCATTTGTAACTTCACCACAGCAGTTTTAGCAACAGAAGACAATACCATTGTTACTGTTTCAGGATACAGCCCTACTGTTCAATTTACAAATAATCCAGGAGCAACTCCTCCGTCTGTAAGTTTTACGCTTAACAAAGGGCAGTCTTACATTCTTTCAGGCAAGGCTTCAAATGGAAATAATTCTGTTGGCTTTATCGGAGCTAAAATTGTTGCGGACAAACCTGTATCTGTTACCAATGGTAATTC
Coding sequences:
- the tsf gene encoding translation elongation factor Ts, which produces MYTPAAADVAKLRNTTGAGMMDCKKALVEAEGDFEKAIDILRKKGQKVAANRADRESSEGAVIARVNEDNTLGAIISLNCETDFVAKNEAFIELAYELAEIAVVSANKEELLAADFHGITVAEKLIEQTGVIGEKIEIGAFERIDGPFVGAYIHAGNKIAALTSLSAKVDGANEVAKSVSMQIAAMNPIALDETMVSQETIDKELEIERELLTKEGKPENIIDNILKGKMQKFYKENTLVHQAFIKDGNQTVADYVKSVNGDLKVTGFARVSLT
- a CDS encoding T9SS type B sorting domain-containing protein codes for the protein MKKFLSIICIFLCLLVNAQLDTDHWFAPMSAKAGTNNLQSYQGYLYLSTNEITPFAVQIFNNNTLFTTVQVSKGNPVQVTIPTNFLATNNQSQLFTPNSMGMYVKGAKKFFANYRFSLPDHAEIITSKGLAGLGTTFYAGMAPNTGSAAHINSTIGVTATEDNTSVVISGYNPNVIFSDGTSTPTKTFTLNRGQSYIVDVVSSTSQNNLAGLVGAKIVATKPISVTNGNFNGIYTNFNFTNNDILMDQAVPVERLGKDFVVVKGNGSVSSGMETALIIATENNTQISINGNTTATVLNAGQYYRVPSNSYINQGNGNYNMSISTSKNVYVYQLLAGVSTGNEYPTGGMNFIPPLSCFMPNKIDEIGLINRIGSQTFNTRLNIITQTGAVVTLNGGAIAAANGPYPVTGNPNWVSYSIPNIAGNITVNSTKSVTAGIAAGSGAVGYGGYFAGFSSVPAITKTGDCYAGVLLQVDNTYDAYQWYLNGTAIPGATSYSINPELYGAGTYTCLITKNNCESRLTSAYTYTLCPPITTTTYTIGSCNTKVISPAFTSSTQAIVPALTSIISPPTSGTATVNPTTGQITYTPNPGLTVDTTDTFIYYIQGNGNPFAFEYFKIIINTNVLKVNNAALTSCTNTNGNGTYNLTAAVVTPDTGTTVTYFTNANLTGPIATPAAYTGPAGTIYANVTSAFGCSKTALITLSTNASPNINTNNYNAELCDDNFDGIISVNFATITPLIVTNPANFNVRYYLSQADATAGNNNTLPANWTYNANTTVYVRVDAVIGDCPSVFGQINFKIGNKIALLTNNANMDVCDNDLNGSQNINLNDYKNLFTADPNVTVSFYTNLADAQNGTNAMGTSQLITVSGGTFYIRFQSNNACPNTGVLHLSLKTPKKSDKLRDQVICSNEHVVLDAGPGFTSYLWNTGATTQSISAGAGVYYVDLGFNGCVYRQTVTVTTAQAPVITSINVTGSNATINVSGGTPPYRYSLNGIDYQNSNVFFGLTRGIHQVYVLGADGCMPVVKEFLVLNLVNAITPNGDGINDVLNYSDLKIKQNVSIEVADRYGAPVYKSSDRNYVWDGKTGGRNLPTGTYWYVIKWIEPDTKLPVSYSGWILIKNRE